The Congregibacter litoralis KT71 genome contains a region encoding:
- a CDS encoding DUF4149 domain-containing protein — translation MTTAFLFGGTLLYSSAFAAFLFKTLPPDEAGALLRKAFASFYLWLIATASLAAALLVNIDPIACAILAVVAVATIPLRQQLMPAINRAADAGERKQFNRLHLFSVLAGLIQIAAMAYVLLRVF, via the coding sequence TTGACCACAGCGTTCCTCTTTGGGGGAACGCTGCTCTACTCCTCGGCCTTTGCCGCGTTTCTCTTCAAGACGCTTCCACCGGACGAAGCAGGCGCCCTCTTACGTAAGGCGTTTGCATCTTTTTATCTATGGCTCATCGCAACGGCTTCCCTGGCCGCTGCATTGCTCGTAAACATCGACCCGATCGCCTGCGCGATCCTCGCGGTTGTGGCCGTAGCAACGATTCCCCTGAGGCAGCAGCTGATGCCGGCCATCAATCGAGCGGCGGACGCGGGTGAGCGCAAACAGTTCAACCGGCTGCACCTGTTCTCGGTGCTGGCGGGACTTATCCAGATCGCCGCTATGGCCTACGTGCTCCTGCGCGTCTTTTAA